AGCTTCAGCTGGGTGCCGGCGTCCGAAGACGGGCCGGTGATCGGACCGACCCCGGTCGACGTGGGCGCCTTCTCGAGTACCAGGATGCTCATGGCCGGCACCTCGATCTGCACACTCTGCCCGAAGCCGTCGTAGAATCCCTGCTGGGCCTGCAGCACACCGGGATTGAGCGCACCCGACCCCCCGTAGGCGGCGTCCTGGCTGTCGAGCAGCACGCGCCACTCGGTGTCGAGAGGCACGCCGATCCGATAACCCGGGTAGGTGGCGTTCGAGAAGTTCACCAGCACCATGAGCGTACTGTCGCCCAGGCCACGGCGGAAGCCGATGACGTTGCCGCCCTCGTTCAGGTGCGACACCTGCCAGAAGGCATCGGCCCGCAGCTCCGGACGCTGCGTCCGCAGCTCGATCAGGTCGCGGTGCAGTGCGAACACGCCGGCGTACTGGACCTTCTTGCCCCAGTCGATGCGGTTGCCCTCGTCGGTGCCGAAGTCACGGCTCTCGAGCCACTCGCTGCCCTGCAGCATGGCCGGCACGCCCGGGGCGGTCAGGACCAGACCCTGGGCCAGGGTGAAGCGCCCGCGCGCGAACTGGTCGTCGTGCGGGAAGGTGGTGTCGATCTGCTTCACGAGACGGCCGCCGCCGCTGGTGGGCCAGGCCTCGTCGTGCAGCTCGACGTAGTTGACCACCCTGTTGCCCTCGAGATAGGTCCCGAAGCCGTTGATCACGTCGCGGATCTGCCACATCGCCGGATCGCCGAAGGCGCTGGCCAGGACCGCCTCGCGCAGTCGATCGGTGAAGGCGTCGAAGTACTGGGCATCGAATCCGGCGCCCCCCTGGTCCACCGGCCGCGTGATGAAGTCGTCGTCGGGCAACTGCTCGGCGATGATCACGCGGTCGGCCCAGCGGTTGTCGACCTGCTGGTTGAGTTCCTGCATCAGAGACCAGCCCGAGGCTTCCTGGGTGCCGATGTTCATGAAATCGGTCGCATCCATGCGGAAGCCGTCGAGGTGGTACTCCTCGAACCAGGCGTGCATGCTCTGCAGCAGGTGTTCCCGCACCTCCGCGCGGTCGAAGTCGAGCTGCGCCCCCCAGGGAGTGTCCTGGGGCGGGTCGTCGAAGTAGCTCTGCTGCCCGTCGTACTCCCAGTACACGTTGTTGGCGATCGACTGGTGGTTCCACACGATGTCGAGCAGTACCGCGATGCCGCGAGCGTGCAGCGCGTCGACGAAGCGTTTGAAGTCGTTCGGGGCACCGTAGCTGCGCTCGGGTGCGAACTGGCTCATGGGGTTGTAGCCGGCCGAACGCTCGCCCGGGAATTCCATCACGGGATTCAACATGACGGCGTTCACGCCCAGCTCGGCCAGATGGTCGGCGCGTGCGCGGGCGTCGAGATATCCTGCCGGAAAGGAGGGCGTGCCGAGCGGATCGTCGCCCCCGCCGGAGAAGGTGCCCATGTGGAGCTGGTAGATGACCATCTCCTCGAGCGACGGCCGCTGGAAGTCCTGGTCGGTCCAGCCGAACAGCGTGGGATCCTGGATCAGGTTGTTGTTGTTGTCGGTCTCGTCGATGGCGCGCGCGTACAGATCGACGGCCCACTTGTCGAAGGCGGGTAGGTCGAAGAAGAACTTGTAGCGCTGGTTGATCCCGGCCTCGGGCACGTAGGCCACGAAGTCCTCGCCGAGCGGGGTCATCGAGTCACTCAGCCCCCAGCCGTTGAAGGATCCGCGCACGTAGGCCACGGGCGCATTCGGCGCCCACACGCGGAAGACGGTGCCGCCGTCCGGGTGCGGCGTCGCCCCGCGCGGCGCGTGCTCGAGCGTGGTGAAGTCGACGGCGAAGAGCGCGCCGGCGGGCGGATCCTCGGTCATGCCGTCCAGCGACAGGTAGTCGGTGTCGGCGCCGTCGCGCAGCTCGAAGGAGTACTCCACGCGCCCGGTGGCGCCCGAGGTGGGCAGCGCGGCCTCCCAGATGTCGTAGGGACCGAGCTGACCGACGACCGAGGCGTTCTCGGGCGTGCCGTCGACGTCGTGGACGACCCGCACCTCCTCGACGTCGTTGCGCCAGGTCCGGACGCGGACGGAGAAGGATTCCCCGTCGAGGGGCACGATCGGCGATCGGTCCTGGATCGGCAGGTGGCTGATCCCGGCCCATTCGACGGTGCCGTCGATGGTGGCGGCCTGGGCCGGCGCGGCGGGCTGGATCAGGACGAGGAGAGCGGCCAGCACGGGGATGGCGGCGAGGTCTCGCGCGGTCTTCGTCATGGGCTCGTTCCGGGGGTGCCTGGAGGGTAGGGTAACGCAAGGGGGGCGCAGGCGACAGGTGGTCGATTGTACACCAGAACCGCCCTGCGGGTCCCTTCGAGCAGGGCTCGCGCCGTGCCCCGGGCTGTGTTCCCATGGGGGTGCGACCGCTCCCTCAGCCGGCGGAGGCCGACGTGCAGATCGCGACCACCTATTCGATCGTCGCCCACGAGCCCTCCACGGGGCGCATCGGGGCCGCCGTGCAGTCGCACTGGTTCAACGTGGCCGACGTGCTGTGGGTGCGCGCCGGGGTCGGGGCCGTCGCCACGCAATCGCTGGCCTCGTTCGGCTACGGGCCCCGGATCCTCGGCCGGCTCGAAGACGGCGGCGATCCCACGATCGTCCTGCCGGAACTCCTCGCCGACGATCCCGACCGCGAGGTGCGGCAGATCAGCGTGCTGACGCCGCGCGCCGCGACCATCCACACCGGCACACGCTGCATCGTCCATGCGGGCCACCGGCAGGGTCCGGACTACTGCGTGGCCGCGAACCTCATGGCCCGGCCCACCGTGTGGGACGCCATGGCCGAGACCTTCGAGTCGACCGACGGAGTCCTGTCGGAACGCCTCATGGCGGCTCTGGAGGCCGGACAGGCCGAAGGCGGCGACATCCGCGGCATGCAGTCCTGCGCGCTCGTCGTGATGACGGGCGAGCCCACCGGGGAGTCGTGGAAGGACAAGGTGGTCGACATCCGCGTCGACGACCATCCAGAGCCGTTGCGCGAGCTCCGTCGTTCGCTCGATGTCGCCCGGGCCTACGACCACATGGTCGAGGGCGAGGTCCTGCTGGGGCAACGCCGACTGGAGGAGGCCCTCGAGGCCCATCTCCGCGCGCTCGAACTCGCCCCCGATCGCGCAGAGATCGCGTTCTGGACGGCGGTGAGCCACGTGGCCATCGGAGACGTCGACCGCGCACTCGATCTCTTCCGCCGATGCTTCGCACACGAGGGCGGTTGGCGTGAACTGGTCGACCGCCTGGTCGAACCGGGACTCATGCCCGACGACTCCGAACTGCTCGACCGCATCCGCAGACTCCGTGTCACTTGACGACGAAGGGAATCGACACCTCCCCGAGCATCTGTCCGTTCGAGGCATTCACCACGTCGGCACGGAAGCGCACCTTGCTCTGCTCGGGCGGCACGGGCTCGAAGTACAGGTACCCTGCCACACGCCCGTCGGGGGCGATCACGCCCTCGGGGATCGCGTGTTCGAGCATGGTCACCGTCGGCAGTTCGTAGTCCACCCAGTAGTCCTGGTAGTAGTGGTAGTAATACGGGTCGTAGACGAAGCGGCCCTCGTACTTACCCAGCGTCGGGTACACCGGACCGGTGTACGAAGCCACGGTGAACCGCCGGTACTCGAACATGGGGTCGCTCATGGGCTGCGGGTGCTCGACGATCGTACGGTCGGTGACCTCGCCCTCGACCGCGTAGGGCGGCAGGGCGGCGAAGCGGGACCCATCGGCGGCGATGAGCGCGAACTCCTGGTAGCGCAGCCGCACCGGCTGGTCACTGTCGTTCTCGACGACCACGCGCACCGGGGTGACATGGGTTTCGACATCGGGATCCCCGGGCCAGGTGTCGACCTGCGCGACGATCCGGACGTCGTCGACCTCCTCCACGGCCGCCTGCTCCATCCACGAGACCTCGTCGGCATCGGGACCGGGTCGGAGAACCGTCTGGCGAGCGCAGCCCGCAGCGAAGATCAAGGGGACGGCGAGCGCGAGCACGTGCGTAACGCGAAGTCGGGGCGTTCTCATGGGTGGCTCCTCCGGGGGTGCGGGTCGGTTCAGGCGAGCACGCCGTCGGCGGCATCGAAGTCCTCGAGGCGGCCCACGAATCGCTTCGGTTTCTCCGCGTGGATCCGCGCTCCGAGACGGCGCGCACGCGCGCGCAGCTCCTGGCTGCGTCGGTCGAGCAGCGCGAGGTAGAGCGGCATCCCCTCGACCTCGGCCATTTCGGGTTCTCGTTGCAGGATCGCGCGCAGGACGGCACCGTCGTGCTCGTCGCCGAGCAGATCGCTCAGGCGGTCGGCCTCGTCGCGCCAGGCCTTCATCACCTCCGGCCACAGGGGGCGCAACATGCGGGCGTGGTACCACAGGTACTTGGCGCGCTTGCGCCACTCGTGGTAGTTCTCGACCGTCGGTTTCTCGGTCGCCGCGCCCATTGCCTTGCGGCCGCGGCGAACGACCTTCTTCACGCCGCCCGCGACGGCGTCGAAGCCGTCCTCGTCGACGTGCCAGGTGTCGAGGGCCGCCCGTCCTGCGGTCAGGGCCTGCCGCGCCCCGAACAGGCGGGTTTCGACCTCTTCGCGGGGAGCGACACGCTCGCGCCGGCGCACGAAGGCTTCGCGTACGGGATCGAGCGAGCCGTCGACGATCTCGTCGGAACGGTCCTCGACGACGTCGTCGAAGCTCTCGATGATCGCATGGGCGTCGCGCGCGTCCGACAGGGGGCGTGCCGCGTCCCGGTAATGACGGTTGATCCCCGAGTACTGTGAGCCGAGCGGGGGGCGCACCAGACGCGCGATGGCGCGCAGCTTCTTGCACCGCTTACGCACCTGGTGCACGCGCTCGTGCACGTCCAGTTCGTCGGAATCGATCTCGGCGAGTGCCTTGTCGATTTGCTCGCGCGCCATGCGCTTCACCCCCCGCTCGACCTTCTCGCCGGGCTCGAAGCGATAACTCATCGCGCCGCGCCCCCTTCCGACGGCACGATCGTCACCTCGGCACGTCCCGGCGCGTCGAGAACGGCCTGGGCCGTGGCTTCGATCACCACGGTCGGCGGCTCGGGAATCGTGTCGGGAGCGGTGTAGACGCCGTCTGCAGTGATGCTTCCCCTGGATGGGTCGCCGATGACCGTCCACGTGACGCCGTCGGCGTCCGTCCCGTTGACCAGGGCGTCGAAGTCCAGGCTCTGGCCCGTTGGCACTTCGGCGACCGGGGGCACCACGCGGACATCGGGTCCGGTGTCACCCGGCGTGCCCGTGTGCTCGTCGCAGGCGATGAGCGCCAGCAGGAACGGCACGACGAGGAACGGCCGGAAGCCGGCGAGGGAGGATCCGGTGACGGAATTCATGATCGAGTCTCCTCGCCTCCTCACACCGTGGGGGGCTGTGAACGGCCACGGAAGATCCCCATCACGAGTGCGACGAGGAACAACACCAGGAAGATGAAGAACAGCACCTTGGCGATGCTCGCGGCGGCCACCGCGATCCCGGTGAAACCGAACAACGCCGCGACCAGGGCGATGACGAAGAACGTGACGGCCCAACCGAGCACGGCAGCCTCCTTCGATGGGGGAAGTCGTCGCTCCGGATCAGGACGCCGAACTCAGGTGCTTCAGACGAAGATCCAGTTCGTCGAGCGCGCGCGCTGCTTCGCGGAGCGCCAGGTCGGACTGGTCATCGATCTGGTCTCCGAGCGCATCGATGCGTTCTCGCGCCTGCAGGTATTCGCTCTCGATGTCGCGGAGCTCGGCCGCGTCCTCGATCTGGTCGCGCAGGTCGTTGATCCGCGTTCCGAGATCGTCGATCTTCTGCTGCAGGGCTTCGCGCATGGTTCTGCTCCGGGGCTTCGGGGTCCTGTCCCGTCGACACGGGTCAATGTGCCGGAACCGGACGCCGGTGGGAGCAGAGTGCGAACCGTACAGCCGCTTGGGTGGGTGCGCCGGCCGGGGCCGGGGAATTCCCCGACCCCCGCCGACGACGGGGCCGATCAGGTGTCCTCGAGGCCCCACTGCACGGCGTAGCGGACCATTTCGTGACCGTCGGCGAAGTCGAGCTTGGTCTTGATGTTCTCGCGGTAGGTCTCGATGGTCTTCACGCTCAGGCTGAGTTCCTCGGCGATCTGGCGCGTGCTCAGACCACGACCGATGCCGCGGAACACCTCGAGTTCGCGGTCGCTCAGCCGATCGATCGGAGAGTCCGTGGCCTCGTGGCGTCCATCCACCATGTTGTGGAGCATGCGGTCGGACATCTCCTCACTGACGTAGATCTTGCCCGAGCGCACGCGACGCACCGCGTCGACGATGTAGTCGGTGGCCGACTCCTTCGACAGGTAGCCCAGCGCCCCGGCGTGCAGCGCACGCTGGGCGTAGAACTTCTCGTCGTGGGTCGACACCACCAGGATCGGCAGATCGCCGTGCAGGGCCTTGAGGTTCTTGATCAGCTCGAGGCCGTCCATCCCCTCGAGGGACAGGTCGAGGACCAGGAGATCGATCGACTCGTTCTCGAGGACCTCCATCGTCTCGTTGGCGTTGGAGGCTTCGGCCACGACCTGGAGGTCGGGCTGCTCGCTCAACAACTCCACGAGCCCGAGCCGCACGATCGGATGGTCGTCGACCACGAGCAGACGCG
This genomic interval from Candidatus Krumholzibacteriia bacterium contains the following:
- a CDS encoding alpha amylase N-terminal ig-like domain-containing protein, with the protein product MTKTARDLAAIPVLAALLVLIQPAAPAQAATIDGTVEWAGISHLPIQDRSPIVPLDGESFSVRVRTWRNDVEEVRVVHDVDGTPENASVVGQLGPYDIWEAALPTSGATGRVEYSFELRDGADTDYLSLDGMTEDPPAGALFAVDFTTLEHAPRGATPHPDGGTVFRVWAPNAPVAYVRGSFNGWGLSDSMTPLGEDFVAYVPEAGINQRYKFFFDLPAFDKWAVDLYARAIDETDNNNNLIQDPTLFGWTDQDFQRPSLEEMVIYQLHMGTFSGGGDDPLGTPSFPAGYLDARARADHLAELGVNAVMLNPVMEFPGERSAGYNPMSQFAPERSYGAPNDFKRFVDALHARGIAVLLDIVWNHQSIANNVYWEYDGQQSYFDDPPQDTPWGAQLDFDRAEVREHLLQSMHAWFEEYHLDGFRMDATDFMNIGTQEASGWSLMQELNQQVDNRWADRVIIAEQLPDDDFITRPVDQGGAGFDAQYFDAFTDRLREAVLASAFGDPAMWQIRDVINGFGTYLEGNRVVNYVELHDEAWPTSGGGRLVKQIDTTFPHDDQFARGRFTLAQGLVLTAPGVPAMLQGSEWLESRDFGTDEGNRIDWGKKVQYAGVFALHRDLIELRTQRPELRADAFWQVSHLNEGGNVIGFRRGLGDSTLMVLVNFSNATYPGYRIGVPLDTEWRVLLDSQDAAYGGSGALNPGVLQAQQGFYDGFGQSVQIEVPAMSILVLEKAPTSTGVGPITGPSSDAGTQLKLMPAAPNPASGVTVVRFRLPAQEAVRVTMHDVRGRRVRVLADDMFEAGEHSLTVDTRELANGTYFVRMRTLNTWRATKLTITE
- a CDS encoding DUF1028 domain-containing protein: MQIATTYSIVAHEPSTGRIGAAVQSHWFNVADVLWVRAGVGAVATQSLASFGYGPRILGRLEDGGDPTIVLPELLADDPDREVRQISVLTPRAATIHTGTRCIVHAGHRQGPDYCVAANLMARPTVWDAMAETFESTDGVLSERLMAALEAGQAEGGDIRGMQSCALVVMTGEPTGESWKDKVVDIRVDDHPEPLRELRRSLDVARAYDHMVEGEVLLGQRRLEEALEAHLRALELAPDRAEIAFWTAVSHVAIGDVDRALDLFRRCFAHEGGWRELVDRLVEPGLMPDDSELLDRIRRLRVT
- a CDS encoding CHAD domain-containing protein, whose translation is MSYRFEPGEKVERGVKRMAREQIDKALAEIDSDELDVHERVHQVRKRCKKLRAIARLVRPPLGSQYSGINRHYRDAARPLSDARDAHAIIESFDDVVEDRSDEIVDGSLDPVREAFVRRRERVAPREEVETRLFGARQALTAGRAALDTWHVDEDGFDAVAGGVKKVVRRGRKAMGAATEKPTVENYHEWRKRAKYLWYHARMLRPLWPEVMKAWRDEADRLSDLLGDEHDGAVLRAILQREPEMAEVEGMPLYLALLDRRSQELRARARRLGARIHAEKPKRFVGRLEDFDAADGVLA
- a CDS encoding DUF1328 domain-containing protein; translation: MLGWAVTFFVIALVAALFGFTGIAVAAASIAKVLFFIFLVLFLVALVMGIFRGRSQPPTV
- a CDS encoding response regulator transcription factor, with the translated sequence MRHDDSKTSHVTSSVTRLLVVDDHPIVRLGLVELLSEQPDLQVVAEASNANETMEVLENESIDLLVLDLSLEGMDGLELIKNLKALHGDLPILVVSTHDEKFYAQRALHAGALGYLSKESATDYIVDAVRRVRSGKIYVSEEMSDRMLHNMVDGRHEATDSPIDRLSDRELEVFRGIGRGLSTRQIAEELSLSVKTIETYRENIKTKLDFADGHEMVRYAVQWGLEDT